In Fibrobacter sp. UWR2, the sequence TTCTTCAGCGAGGCGCTTCTTCTCTTCGAGCGCGGCCTTCTCGGCAGCCTTCTTGTCAAGCGCAGCCTGCTTTTCGGCAGCCTTCTTCTCTTCGGCTAGGCGTTTCTTTTCTTCGGCAGCGGCCTTTTCTGCAGCCTTCTTGTCGAGAGCGGCCTGCTTTTCGGCAGCCTTCTTCTCTTCGGCTAGGCGCTTCTTTTCTTCAAGGGCAGCCTTCTCAGCAGCCTTCTTTTCTTCGGCGAGGCGCTTCTTCTCTTCGAGTGCGGCCTTCTCGGCGGCCTTCTTGTCGAGAGCGGCCTGCTTTTCGGCAGCCTGCTTGCGGTCGGCAAACAGTTTGGAAAGTGTCCAGGCCTTGCCACCCTTGCCGGCAAGTTTAAGCATAAAGTCCGACTTGTTCAGGGCAATCTCGTTCTTGTCCGTCGCAATCGAGGAACCTACGGTAAGTTCAATCTTCAGGAATTCGGTACCACGGTAGGGTTCCTTAAACACTCTCATCGATTTCACAAACTGGCTCGAAGGATCGACATCGAAACTTCCCTCACCGAGAGCGAAATTCGTCGTAGAAAATCCGAGCATAAGCTTGTGCGACTTGGCATCGTACTTCTGGAAGAACGAGGGCAAATCCTTGTCCGAAGCAAACTTGAACGTGAGCGCACAGCCCTTCGCACAATCAAAGGCAACATCCTTGATCTGGGCTGCATTGACGGCCACCGCAACGAACAGGAACAAAACTACTAATTTGTTCTTAATCATTTGGCAACCTTCTTTGATGTATAGGTGGTCAGGTTAAACGACACCGACACCGTAATCGGCGTCCAGCCATGGGTTTCCGCCTTCTGAAGTTCGGCGGCAATGCCCGAGTACCGGTTGAGTCTCAAGTTCGTAATGGCTGTCGGGTAATTGAAGTTCGCGATTTCTGCGAAAAGGTAACCGAGCATGTGGTAGCCGGAGTTGACCGCAATAGAATAGCGGTTCTCCACATAGTGTTCCTTCTCGGAAGAACCTTCCGGGTTGAACTTCTGGATCTGCACGCCGGAAGCGCGGAGCACGGCGTAGAGGTCCTGCAGGCGCAGCGGCACCTTTTCCTCTTCGGGGAACATTTCCTTAAGTTTCTCGAAATCCTTTTCGGCCTGCACGAGCTGCAGTTCGAGTTCCGCGATGCGATGCTTCTTCGCGTTAATCTTGTCGAGTTCCGACTGTGCCGAACGCAACTCATTCTCAAGACTCGTTCGTTGTTCGACAAACGGGTTCCACATGTAGTCCCACACGTAGTAACCCATCGCAAGAATCAGGACGGTTATGACAATCGCGTATATATTCTTTTTGTCTTTAAAATCGAAATTTCCCATACTAGCCATCCCCCAGGTCTTTCTTCATGACAACCTTGATGGTGAAGCTGTACGCCTCTTCGCCGTCGACCTTCGTCGTAGAAATAGTCATCAACGAGACCTTCTCAACGCTGGCCTGCTTTTCGAGCTTGACCATGTATTCAGCCACCTCGGAAAAATCGAACGTCATGCCCTTCATTTCCAGGTTGTCTTCCGATACCTGGTTAAGGCTCGTGAGCCACATGTTCGGCGGCAGGACCGACGAGACGTTTTCAAAGAGCACGACCCAGCGCTTCTTGCTTACCTGGATGCTCTTGAGGGCATTGATCTTCGTATTGACAATTGCCTGTTTCTGTTCCAGTTCGCCAATCTTTGTAAGCAGCGGACGTTCGCGTTCAACCTCGGACTTTACGCGGCTCACCTCGTTCTGGAGGTTCGTGATCGTTTCGTCAATCTGTATGTTGGCATACAAGAACCCGATAATCGCGATAATCAGCGCCACCGTGGGCCAAATAATGCGACGGTCCGTAACCCACGAAAGGTCTTTCTTGACCTTGCGGTATTCCGGAGGCAAAAGGTTAATCGAAATGCAGAGGGCGCGTTTCGACTTTTTCAGCGAAGCCTTCGCCTTCTCCTTTTCTTTTGTCTTTGTTTTCTTTTCAGCCATTAGTCAAACTTCCTCATTGCAAGCCCAAGCGCTGGCGCAAGGATGTTAGAAAGAGCAAGGGACACGCCCGATTCGCCGACAACGCTCGCATCACATTCAACGTAACGGAAGGGGTTCACCGTATCGGTCTCGATACCGGAACGTTCGGCGATAAATTCCTTCAATCCCTTCAGCGAAGCGCCGCCACCGCCAAGCAAGATCTTGTCGAGCGGTTCGGAGTCTTCGGAAGAGGAGTAGTAGCGCAGGCCGAATTCCACCTGTGCCATGATGTCCTCGTAGGCCATCTGCATAGCCTGTTCCACTTCTGCTTCGGCAAAGCCATCCACGATGCCCAAATCACCCGATTCGAAAATCTCATGGCACTTGGCGGCATCGATCCCGAGGGTCTCGCTCAATTTCGAAATGACAATATCGAGCGAACCACCGGTCATGGCACGCATCGAATGGAACTTGCCCTGCTGGATGAACCCGATGCTCATCTTCTTCTCGCCGATATTGATAACGGCGGTCGTCTGCTTGAGGTCCTCTTCGGAGGCCGTAGCGGTATAGGCGTTCAGGAGGCCGAAAATATCGACATCCATGGCGGAGAGCTTCAGGCCCTTGATTGTAAAGAACTGAGCCCAGGAATCAAGCAGCGCATTCTTTGCCGCCACCACGTTCGCCTTGACTTCGTCACCTTCGCGGGATTCAATCTCGAAGTCGATAACGTTATCCTGGTCATCGAAAGGCGGACGGGACTGCGCGGTCTGGAGGATAATTGCGGACTCGTTTCCGTTCTTGGGCACCTTCACGCTAATCCTATCGACCAGCACACCGCCCGCACCGGCACAGCAGTTCACGCAGGCAACAATATCCGTATTGGTATCGCGATTATGGCGCATCATCATCTTGGTAAGCGCCTCGCTCAAAAGTTCGTAGCCGTCCTTTTCCTTCTTGCCGTCGGGGCCTGTAACGGGCTCGCCATCGCGACGCTGGATTTCGCCATTGATAATAGCGCCGTCGGGCACAGGTTCCGTATCAATCTCGACGACAACCTTGCCACCGCGACTGTTATGGTAAACCTTCACGTATTTGATGCTGTAATGGCCAACATCTATGCCGATAGTCTCGCGTTCTCCGCGAATTCGAGCTAACAAATCAAGTGCCAAAGTAAACTCCGATCGGAAACAGTACTATCCTAATTCTACCTTTATAATAACGAAATGTCAAGCGGAAAATGCACCTAAGTCATTGAAAATTAACTAGTTAGCGCGTTTTTAGCACTTTCTTTGGCCTTTTTTTGCTTATTGACCTCAAATATATACTGCAGAACGCGTTCCTGGGTCCATCCGAAGGCACCGGTAAACGACGCCGTCGTGGAGTACAGTTCGGGGTAATCGGCGTTTTTATGCCCCAAATTGCGCAAAATCTCGATTTCCACGTCTTCGGGCCCGAAACTCGGGAGCTCGAACCGGATACGGATGTGCAGGCCGCTTTCACACTCGATCGGAAGTCCGATGAGGATACCGCCAGCCGAAAGGTCGTAGAGCATGCCGTTACAGGTCTTGCCGTCGGCAAACACTGCTTCTACCGGGAAATTGACGATTTCACGCAGCCAGCGGCGCAACTGCTGCTTGTCTAGCGAAATCGAATGCCTCAGGACCAGCATCCCAGGCTCGCTACCGCAAACTTTCACGTTTGCAGAATAGACCGCATCCTCAGGACGGGTCCAGCGGATGCGGACTTCCTTGCCCTCGTACGAGCTACCGGGGCCGAAACTTCCGTCGTAGGCGACCTTCCATTTCTTTTCTTTTTGTGACAAGATTTCAGAATGCTTGAGTTTACCCACCCCATCCAGAAGCAAGTCCACGCGGTTTCCGACATTGAACTGCCTAGTACTGGCGATTACCGAAAGCGGATTCGAGGCATCGAACCCGAGCTTCTGGCGCAGGCGCGAAACGGCATCAAGTGTCTCGTCACGCACCATGTCGACATCACGGATTTCATAGAAGTCCGAAACCGCCGTTTCGAATAGGTGCGAAGAATTCAGGACCGCATCCTTATTTTCGAACTTGGATGCGCGAACAAGTTTTTCTAGCGTACGGATTTCCTTCGGAGTCAAATTGTTTGCCGCCACCTTTTCGTCGAAATCCTTCGTTCCAAACATTTCTTCGTGCTCGCGACGAAGGTTTGACCTATTGATTTCAACCAGGACAAGGAGAACCAGTCCCATGATGATGATGGCGCCAAGCCAGATTAACTGAGAAGGCAAAATCACAGGCTAGACCTCGTTCCAGATACCGCCGATATAAGAACCAACAATCTTCGAGGAAAGTTCCTTGCCCAGGAGCGGAGTATTGCGGGTCTTGCCCGCGAACATGGAGGGGACAACCTTCGTCGGGCAGTCCTGGTCGAGGAGGACCAGGTTTGCCTGTCCGCCCTTGCGGAGAGCCGCAGGTTCCACGCCCGCAAGCTGTGCCGGGGCGGTGGAAAGCAGTTCCACCGCGCGCGCGGCGCCGAGCCGCCCGCTGAGCGGTTTCCAGATGGCCCCGAGTGCGATTTCCAAGGAAACCGCTCCCGGCACTGCATCTTCAAAATTCACTTCCTTGTCCTGCCTGAGCACCGGGTCGTGGTTCACGCTAATCGCATTCACGGTTCCCGATTCAAGGCCCTTCCAGAGAGCCTCGCGATCTTCGGCAGAACGGAACGGCATCGGCACATTGCAATGCGAGTCGAGGTCGAACAGGCAACTGTCGTCCAGGAGCAGGTGGTAGATATCCACGTCGCAGGTCACGTCTACGCCCTGAGCACGTGCGGTCTCGACGAGTTTGAGTGTTTCACCGCAACTAACTTGTTTGAAATGTACCGGAACCTTGAGGAATCGAGCCATTTCCAGAATCCTGAAGGCCGCAATAGTTTCGGCGATACGCGGGATGCTCTTCATGCCGAGCGTATCGGCGTAGCTACCCTCGTGAACGAGTCCGTGATGACGGAGCGAATCGTCTAGCGGCATAAAGAAGAACCGCTTGCCGGTCATGGAACCGTATTCCATCGCCAGGCGCAGGAAGCGCGTACGGGAGCAATCACAGTTTCCATCACCAAAGCCGACTGCGCCACCCTGTGCAAGTTCCACCATCTCGGAAAGGTCCTTGCACTGGTAGCCCATGCTGAAAGCGCCCAGGAATGCGAATTCCAGTCCGGACTTCGCGCTCAGCTGCTGCATCGCGGTGAGTTTCTGCGAATCGTCAATCGGGTTTGCTGAACTTTCGTACAGGCCACCGAAGAATCCGCCGCGGCGCATAGCGCACACGCCGTCCTTGAACGTGTAGATGTCATCGCGGAGCGGCTCCTTGAAATCGAGCCCAAGGCCAAAGAGCGCAGGAAGCGCAAGCGCTCCCTTCGCATCGAATTCGGGAGTGCCTTCAGGGGCGCTGTCGGCCCATTTCCCATCGACAAGGCACATCTTCGTCGGCTTAGCGAACTTCCCGTCTACGAACGGGCAAACGTTGTTCAAAACCATATTAGGCATTTGCACGGCCTCCTGCCAAAAGGTAAAGCACGGCCATACGCACAGCCACGCCATTTGTCACCTGGTTCAGGATGACTGAATTTTCTCCATCGGCGATTTCGCTATCCAGTTCCACGCCACGGTTAATCGGCCCCGGGTGCATGATAAGCACCTTGTCCTTCGCGCATTCCAGCAATTCGTGAGTGATACCGAAGGTATTGCGGTATTCACGCATACTTGGGAGGAGGGCATCATCCATGCGTTCCTTTTGCAGGCGCAGCGCGATGATGGCATCAGCATCCTTCACGGCCTTCTTCACGTCAGATTCCCACGTTACCTTGTCCATAAGTTCGGTATTGCGCGGGACTAGGGTGCTCGGTCCGCAGAGCGTCACGTGTGCACCCATCGTCGTCATGCCCCACAGGTTACTGCGGGCCACGCGGCTGTGGCGGATATCGCCCACAATCGTCACGTTCTTGCCTTCGAGGGTACCAAGTTTTTCTTCGATGGTGAGCATGTCAAGCAGGGCCTGCGTGGGGTGT encodes:
- a CDS encoding type 4a pilus biogenesis protein PilO — its product is MGNFDFKDKKNIYAIVITVLILAMGYYVWDYMWNPFVEQRTSLENELRSAQSELDKINAKKHRIAELELQLVQAEKDFEKLKEMFPEEEKVPLRLQDLYAVLRASGVQIQKFNPEGSSEKEHYVENRYSIAVNSGYHMLGYLFAEIANFNYPTAITNLRLNRYSGIAAELQKAETHGWTPITVSVSFNLTTYTSKKVAK
- a CDS encoding PilN domain-containing protein, whose product is MAEKKTKTKEKEKAKASLKKSKRALCISINLLPPEYRKVKKDLSWVTDRRIIWPTVALIIAIIGFLYANIQIDETITNLQNEVSRVKSEVERERPLLTKIGELEQKQAIVNTKINALKSIQVSKKRWVVLFENVSSVLPPNMWLTSLNQVSEDNLEMKGMTFDFSEVAEYMVKLEKQASVEKVSLMTISTTKVDGEEAYSFTIKVVMKKDLGDG
- the pilM gene encoding pilus assembly protein PilM; the protein is MALDLLARIRGERETIGIDVGHYSIKYVKVYHNSRGGKVVVEIDTEPVPDGAIINGEIQRRDGEPVTGPDGKKEKDGYELLSEALTKMMMRHNRDTNTDIVACVNCCAGAGGVLVDRISVKVPKNGNESAIILQTAQSRPPFDDQDNVIDFEIESREGDEVKANVVAAKNALLDSWAQFFTIKGLKLSAMDVDIFGLLNAYTATASEEDLKQTTAVINIGEKKMSIGFIQQGKFHSMRAMTGGSLDIVISKLSETLGIDAAKCHEIFESGDLGIVDGFAEAEVEQAMQMAYEDIMAQVEFGLRYYSSSEDSEPLDKILLGGGGASLKGLKEFIAERSGIETDTVNPFRYVECDASVVGESGVSLALSNILAPALGLAMRKFD
- a CDS encoding PilZ domain-containing protein, translating into MILPSQLIWLGAIIIMGLVLLVLVEINRSNLRREHEEMFGTKDFDEKVAANNLTPKEIRTLEKLVRASKFENKDAVLNSSHLFETAVSDFYEIRDVDMVRDETLDAVSRLRQKLGFDASNPLSVIASTRQFNVGNRVDLLLDGVGKLKHSEILSQKEKKWKVAYDGSFGPGSSYEGKEVRIRWTRPEDAVYSANVKVCGSEPGMLVLRHSISLDKQQLRRWLREIVNFPVEAVFADGKTCNGMLYDLSAGGILIGLPIECESGLHIRIRFELPSFGPEDVEIEILRNLGHKNADYPELYSTTASFTGAFGWTQERVLQYIFEVNKQKKAKESAKNALTS
- a CDS encoding dihydroorotase, coding for MPNMVLNNVCPFVDGKFAKPTKMCLVDGKWADSAPEGTPEFDAKGALALPALFGLGLDFKEPLRDDIYTFKDGVCAMRRGGFFGGLYESSANPIDDSQKLTAMQQLSAKSGLEFAFLGAFSMGYQCKDLSEMVELAQGGAVGFGDGNCDCSRTRFLRLAMEYGSMTGKRFFFMPLDDSLRHHGLVHEGSYADTLGMKSIPRIAETIAAFRILEMARFLKVPVHFKQVSCGETLKLVETARAQGVDVTCDVDIYHLLLDDSCLFDLDSHCNVPMPFRSAEDREALWKGLESGTVNAISVNHDPVLRQDKEVNFEDAVPGAVSLEIALGAIWKPLSGRLGAARAVELLSTAPAQLAGVEPAALRKGGQANLVLLDQDCPTKVVPSMFAGKTRNTPLLGKELSSKIVGSYIGGIWNEV
- a CDS encoding aspartate carbamoyltransferase catalytic subunit yields the protein MSALEIKHLFGLRGVSKHDIRLILDNAKQFREILERPVKKVPSLRGMTVVNLFFENSTRTRTSFELAEKRLSADTVNFTSSNSSVKKGETLVDTLRNIEAMKIDIVVVRHKGTGVPKFLADNSDAIIVNAGDGAHEHPTQALLDMLTIEEKLGTLEGKNVTIVGDIRHSRVARSNLWGMTTMGAHVTLCGPSTLVPRNTELMDKVTWESDVKKAVKDADAIIALRLQKERMDDALLPSMREYRNTFGITHELLECAKDKVLIMHPGPINRGVELDSEIADGENSVILNQVTNGVAVRMAVLYLLAGGRANA